In the genome of Fimbriimonadia bacterium, the window CTTCGACAGGCTCAGCATGACGTTTGCTTCGACAGGCTCAGCATGACGTTTGCTTCGACAGGCTCAGCATGACGTTTGCTTCGACAGGCTCAGCATGACGGGTCGGTATCATCAAACGGCCTGCACGACTGCTCACCCTCCTACCCCGCCACACGGAGATCTACGCTTCACCACCCATCCCTCCAGCCGAGCTCCCTATCCCTCACCACTCCGAGTGGTGAGGGATGGGGGAAAGGCACACTCGATGGTGTGGTTATCTTAGCTGCTTGCGCAGTCTCGCTGTAGGCGGTCCCAGCGCTCGTGGACCTCGGCGGTGAACTGGGCTACCATTTCCGGTGTCAGGTGCTTGAAGCGGCCTTGTACCTTCAAGTACTGCTCTACGCTTATCGGGCGCTTCGGGTGATAGGTGATGTGGTATCGGACGCCGTCTTCCACCTCATAAAGCGGAAACACGTTAGATTCCACGGCCATGCGCGCGATCTCCACCGTCATGTCCGACGCCATCTTCCAGCCGGCGGGGCATGGGGCTAGTACGTGAATGAATCGCATTCCCACGATACCTTTCGCCTTCAGGAACTTGCGCATCAAGTCCTCGGGATAGCCCACCGACGCGGTCGCGCAGTAAGGGATGCTGTGTGCGGCCATGATGCGGTCGATGTCCTTTTTTCGGTCTGCCTTGGGAGACGACTCCGGGGTGGTAGTGGTCCATGCAGAGAAAGGAGTTGCAGACGACCGTTGGATGCCCGTGTTCATATAAGCCTCGTTGTCGTAGCACACGAACAGGATGTTCTCGTTCCGCTCCGCCGCAGCCGAGAGTGCCTGCAGGCCGATGTCGAAGGTGCCGCCATCACCTGCCCACGCCATCACGGTGACATCCTCGATTCCTTGCATGTCCAATCCGGCGCGAATGCCACTAGCCGTCGCCGCAGCCGTCTCGAACGCACAGTGATACACGGGCACCCCTAGGTTGCAGTAGGGGAATGGGCCTGCAATCACCGACCAGCAGCAAGCCGGCAGTGCTATTATCGTTCGCTCTCCCAGTGCCTTCAGGGCGTAGCGCATGGCCAAGGTGGCACCGCAGCCCTGGCAGGCCAGGTGTCCTGGCCCACACAGCTCTGGGGCTCTCAGGTCTACCGCCGTCTCGGTCATCTGTTACTCCTTCAGCTCCAGCCAGATCGGTATGTCGTTACGGGTCTTGCTCTCTAGCGTCGTCTCCAGCGCGGTGCGGATGGTATTGGGTGTGATGTCGCGACCACCCAGACCGAGGATGTACGGATGGATCTCTGGTGCGGATGGCACGTTGCACATCGCTGCCTTCACTTCTTGAGCGAAAATGCCCTCGGCACCTGCGCTGATGTTACGATCCAGTACCGCCACCTTCTTCAACGGCACCAGAGCGGCTCGCAGTATCGCCGTCGGGAACGGTCGGAACACGCGTAGCTTGATCAGACCCACGGGCTTCCCCTCTTCGCGCATCTGGTCCACGGTCTCGCGGGCGGTGGCGGTCATCGAACCTGCGCACAACACCGCAACCTCGGCACCCTCACAACGATAGCACTCGATCAGCCCGTAGTCGCGACCGAATGCTTCGCGGAATCGTTTTCCCTCCTCGATGATGACATCCACGGCCTCCTCGAAGGCGAGCTGTTGTCGGTACCGCAACTCCATGTAGTGCTCGGGCGAGGTGAGTGGTCCGAAGGCGGCAGGCTTGGCTAGGTCCAGCTTGTACTCCGACCTATAGGGCGGCAGGAACGCGTCCACGCTTTCCTCATCTGGGACCTCCACCGGCTCGTAGGTGTGGGATAGTAGAAAGGCGTCCAGCACGAGCATGAGCGGCAGTCGTACCCGCTCCGCTACCTTGTATCCGAGGATTACGCCGTCCAAGACCTCTTGATTCGTCTCACAGTACCACTGCATGAGGCCCGTGTCGCGCTGGGAGAGCGCGTCGGTCTGATCGCTCCAGATGCTCCACCCCGGTGCCATCGCGCGATTGACATCCACTAACACCACCGGCAGTCGGCCCAGGCCCGCCCAGTGTAGCAACTCGTGCATCAGCGCCAACCCCTGCGCGCTGGTGGCAGTAAACGCCCGAACGCCTGCGGCGGACGCGCCGATGACACTCGCCATCGCCGAGTGCTCCGATTCCACCTTGATGAACTTAGCATCCAGCCGACCGCTCGCGCAGATCTCGGACAGCTCCTCCACGATCTGTGTCTGCGGGGTAATGGGATAAGCCGAGATCATCTGTACACGAGCGCGCATCACGCCCCACGACACGGCGTGGTTGCCCATCAACACCTTGGTGGTGACCATTCCGCCCTTCTTACCCTCCGTCGCCGTACGGGTTCCTTCCACCGTCGCCATGCGTCACACCTCTGCCCTTTCGGGGATCATCTCCATGGCAGCGCGGGGGCACTCGTGCACGCACACGCCGCAGCCTTTGCAGTAGTCGTAGTCTATCAGATAGCTACCATCCCCCATTGGGGTAATCACGGCGTCGGGGCAGTAGATGAAGCAGTTGTCGCAAGAGATGCAATTGCCACAGTGAAGGCAGCGCATCGCTTCCGATATCGCTATCTCTTCGCTGATGTCTGGGTGCACCTCCATGAAGCCAGAGGTGCGATCCTTAGGTTCCTGCTCGGGCCGCCTCTGTCGAGCCAGTTCGTCGAAGTAGAAGGTGTTCAGCAGCTCGTAGCCTGCTACTTCCGGCACGGGCTCCACCGCTTCGATCCCCTCACGCAGCACACGTAGGTAGGTCTCCATCGAGAGGCCCGGACAATCGGGAACCCTTATGCGTTTGAGCACCTCCCTAAAAGACAGGCCTCGTGCTTCGCAGTCGATCGCAATCGCCGCGCGCTTGCCACTGGCGATTGCATCAATCACGGTGCGAGGGGAGTCGGTCATGTCGCCACCAGCCCACACTCTGGGGTCGGAGGTGCGCATCTCTTCGTCGGTGGCGAGCGAGCCGCGCTCGTTGGCCAGTTCGGGCGCGAGGTCCAGCTCTGCCTCCTCCCCAATCGCTGACAAGACAAGTCCCGCGGGCAGGCGGAACTCCGAACCTGCGACTGGCTCTGGTTTTCGGCGACCGTCCGGGCCGGGTTCTCCCAGCTCCATGCGAATGCAGGTCATCGCGGCTAGGCCACTCTCGTCGTCCACCTGCGACGGCGCCACCAGGTACTCGATCCGCACTCCCTCGGCTAGCGCAGCCTCGATCTCCTCCTCGAATGCCGGCATCTCCTGCCGAGTGCGGCGATAGAGAATGGTCACATCGGCACCCAGTCGCAGCGCTGCGCGGGCCGCGTCAATGGCAGTATTACCACCACCAACTACGTAAACCTTGACAGGCACCTCTGTCCTGACACCCTGAGCAACGTCGGACAGGAAGCGCAGACCAGGCAGCACTGACGGATGCTCGTCACCCGGGACGCCCAGCCTTCGCGAACGCTGCGCGCCGAACGCCAGAAACACACGATGGAACCCCTGTTGGAACAGATCAGACACCTGCGGGGCGACGCCGGTATGGAACCGTATGCCCATCCTTCCGATGCGGTCCAGTTCTGCGTCCAGCACATCTTTGGGCAAGCGATAGCTGGGGATGCCATAGCGTAGCATGCCGCCCAACGCAGGCATTCGCTCGAACACTTCGACCTCGTGCCCCAACCTGCGTAGGTGGTAGGCGGCCCCTAGGCCAGCGGGACCCGACCCGACCACTGCCACTCGTAGTGCCTCGACTGCGGGCACGTCGTGTGGGGGAGCCGGCGGCGCATTGGCGGTCATGTCGCCGATGTGCCGCTCCAGCATGTTGATGCCGACCGAGCCCTCCATCTTCGAGCGGTTGCAGTGCGACTCACACGGGTGGAAGCACACACGGCCGAGGATGGCAGGCGAGGGATGCTCCATGCGGATGGTCTCGAGCGCCTTCTCGTATTCGCCCTTCGCTACGTACCCCATCCACCTTTCGATGGCCGTACCGGATGGACAGCCCTGCGTGCATGGTGGGGTTCGATGAGTGTAGATGGGCCGTACGTATCGCCACGAGCCGGTGCGGTTCCAACCCATGTCACCCATGGACACGCAGTTGTCCGGCATGTCGCGATAGGAGCGGAAGGTGATCTTGGTGAGGGTCTTGGGCTTCATGCGGGCACCGCCATCAGCACTGCGTCGTAGGCCGCACGGGTGGCGGCTGCGTTTTCCTTCGGTTTGATGGGTACGTTGGCCTCCACGGCGGTAGCGACCGAGTCCAAGGTGCACAGCGGCACTGCGCGCACGAATGCTCCGAGGATCGCGGTGTTGACGATGGGAGCAGCTTTGCTCCCCAACCGATGCTCCACGGCGATGCGCGAGGCATCCACCGTGGCCACCCGGAAGGCGGCGAGATCCGGGAAGCGGTCGGGTGGCTCGGGGGTGTTGATCAGCACCACTCCTCCGGATTTCAGCCCCGCGGTCGGGATGCCGGTGCCGAGCAGCGTTTCGTCTAGCACGATGATGTGGTCCGGTTCGTAGATCTCGTTGCGCAGGCGGACCTGGCTGTCGTCTATGCGGACGAACGCGGCGACCGGCGCGCCTCGGCGTTCGACCCCAAAGGACGGGAAAGCTTGCACCCACTTTCCTTCGGCAAAGACGGCTTCGGCCAAGACTTTGGAGGCCACGACCGCGCCTTGGCCCCCCCGGCCGTGGATCCGAATCTCGATCATACACAGACCTCCGTTGGTCTGAGAGGTGTCGGGGCTCCGCTCGCCGTT includes:
- a CDS encoding pyruvate synthase subunit beta yields the protein MTETAVDLRAPELCGPGHLACQGCGATLAMRYALKALGERTIIALPACCWSVIAGPFPYCNLGVPVYHCAFETAAATASGIRAGLDMQGIEDVTVMAWAGDGGTFDIGLQALSAAAERNENILFVCYDNEAYMNTGIQRSSATPFSAWTTTTPESSPKADRKKDIDRIMAAHSIPYCATASVGYPEDLMRKFLKAKGIVGMRFIHVLAPCPAGWKMASDMTVEIARMAVESNVFPLYEVEDGVRYHITYHPKRPISVEQYLKVQGRFKHLTPEMVAQFTAEVHERWDRLQRDCASS
- the porA gene encoding pyruvate ferredoxin oxidoreductase; its protein translation is MVTTKVLMGNHAVSWGVMRARVQMISAYPITPQTQIVEELSEICASGRLDAKFIKVESEHSAMASVIGASAAGVRAFTATSAQGLALMHELLHWAGLGRLPVVLVDVNRAMAPGWSIWSDQTDALSQRDTGLMQWYCETNQEVLDGVILGYKVAERVRLPLMLVLDAFLLSHTYEPVEVPDEESVDAFLPPYRSEYKLDLAKPAAFGPLTSPEHYMELRYRQQLAFEEAVDVIIEEGKRFREAFGRDYGLIECYRCEGAEVAVLCAGSMTATARETVDQMREEGKPVGLIKLRVFRPFPTAILRAALVPLKKVAVLDRNISAGAEGIFAQEVKAAMCNVPSAPEIHPYILGLGGRDITPNTIRTALETTLESKTRNDIPIWLELKE
- a CDS encoding FAD-dependent oxidoreductase, translated to MKPKTLTKITFRSYRDMPDNCVSMGDMGWNRTGSWRYVRPIYTHRTPPCTQGCPSGTAIERWMGYVAKGEYEKALETIRMEHPSPAILGRVCFHPCESHCNRSKMEGSVGINMLERHIGDMTANAPPAPPHDVPAVEALRVAVVGSGPAGLGAAYHLRRLGHEVEVFERMPALGGMLRYGIPSYRLPKDVLDAELDRIGRMGIRFHTGVAPQVSDLFQQGFHRVFLAFGAQRSRRLGVPGDEHPSVLPGLRFLSDVAQGVRTEVPVKVYVVGGGNTAIDAARAALRLGADVTILYRRTRQEMPAFEEEIEAALAEGVRIEYLVAPSQVDDESGLAAMTCIRMELGEPGPDGRRKPEPVAGSEFRLPAGLVLSAIGEEAELDLAPELANERGSLATDEEMRTSDPRVWAGGDMTDSPRTVIDAIASGKRAAIAIDCEARGLSFREVLKRIRVPDCPGLSMETYLRVLREGIEAVEPVPEVAGYELLNTFYFDELARQRRPEQEPKDRTSGFMEVHPDISEEIAISEAMRCLHCGNCISCDNCFIYCPDAVITPMGDGSYLIDYDYCKGCGVCVHECPRAAMEMIPERAEV
- a CDS encoding 2-oxoacid:acceptor oxidoreductase family protein, which gives rise to MIEIRIHGRGGQGAVVASKVLAEAVFAEGKWVQAFPSFGVERRGAPVAAFVRIDDSQVRLRNEIYEPDHIIVLDETLLGTGIPTAGLKSGGVVLINTPEPPDRFPDLAAFRVATVDASRIAVEHRLGSKAAPIVNTAILGAFVRAVPLCTLDSVATAVEANVPIKPKENAAATRAAYDAVLMAVPA